DNA from Onychomys torridus chromosome 1, mOncTor1.1, whole genome shotgun sequence:
TTATGGCCATGACCCATGTGGTCACCCCAGGCCCCGGGTAAACACAAGGTTACCATCTGGTTGTGTTGTGGGCACAAATTATCACAGGCAGCTGAAATGAAGAGAGGCCCATAGTAGCCAAAAAGAGGGCTGAGGCCTACGCCTGCAACCAACCTGACCCTCCTGTTCCTACAGGGGCAAGTTACGGGTTTCCTGACGTGTGACAGGGTCCACTCACCCACACCTGACCGTGAGAAACCAAGACACACATAGAACTGGCGCTCCGCTGTTGCAGGGAAAAGTGGTGGACTTGGAGGCTTAAAAGAACACGGAgttaggctgggcatggtgatgcacgcctttaattctagcacttagaacgcagaggcaggcggatctctgagttcaaggccagcctcatctagacacagaacaaattccaggacatctagggctacacagagaaaccttgtctcaaaacaaaacaaatgaaaaaccaacCCACAAAGTGATTCAAAACCCAAGACGGGCTTCCCTAGGATGAGAACCAGGTAGCAGGGCCACATCCTTTCTGGAGGCTCTGGAGTGGAATCTAGAAGGTTCTTTAAGCTGTGGCAATTTTAGACTCTCCACATGGAAGCCAGCAGCATTGTTCTTGTCTGACCTTCCCCCCACTGGCATCCCACTCTCTGGCTCTAGCCAGGAAAGGCTCCCTACTTGTGAGGCTCCTGTGCCACACAGGGCCCACCCACCAGAACCACTTCATGGCAGATGCTTAGCCTCAGTCACCCTTGCTTGGTGCTGCCATGGTGCTGCTGGGGATGAACCCAGGCCTGGCATGTgccaggcaagttctctacccACTGAGGACACATCTTCAGTCTCCAGCCGAAGGTGTCATAGCCACAGGACATGGACATACTCGCTGGCCACTATGCCCCTGCCTCACACATGGTCTGACCAGGGACAACCCTCAGGGGTAGGGGGATTGAGCTGGAGCTCAAAGCAGGTTTGTAaagttcctttcctcttccttgagATAGAGGTTTGTGGGGTGCTCAGTTACCAGACAGGACTCCAGTTTCTACCAGGGCTCTAAAATCCAGACCTCCCTTTATGGAAAGATGAGGGCAGGGATGCCAGGAGGTGGATTTGGGCTCAGTGGCTGCGGATGCTAACATCACACTCCTTGTTGAGCagggttcaaggccaccctcctcccactctAGACCGCCTATCTCAGAACACTGAGCTCAGCCTCTGTGTGTCACTGCAGTCAGGACACCAGTGTCCTGGACCCCTGAAAGGTATATGCATTTTCTCTCCAGCACAGGACTGTCTGCTTCCCTGATCAGATGGGACAAGAGCATGCATGTTTGAAGCACCGTGGATTGTGACTCTACTGGGGCAAGGGAGTTAAGGGGGGTAAGGGGGTGAGGGTGAGGAACAGAGTGAACTCCTGAGTAGTCAGCTCTGTTCTTCCAATGTTTCTGGAAACTTCCTTTGTGGGTAATGCAGTCAGTCCTTGTTCCTACCCGAGTCATTATGCAAAAACGGAAGTCTACATAAAGACTGGCACCtcacctggcggtggtggcatacccctttaaccccagcactcgggaggcagaggcaggcggattcactctgtgagttcgaggccagcctagtctacagagtgagatccaggacaggctccaaaactacacagagaaaccctgtctcaaaaaaccaaaaagcctgGCACTTCGGGTCCTTGCATGTGGCTACTCCTCAGTTTGGTGTGCAGTGGGCTCCCCCACTTCCCCAGCAGGACTCATGCAGGCCAGGGCCCCCAACTCTGGTATCTGGGGTCTAGGCTTGAGCTGGAGGTCTGATCTCAAGATGCTAGGGTCCAGaactgttttgttctctttgaaCTGCCTTGAACTtcctacatagcccaggctggcctagaacttaggATTTTCCTGCCTCGGTCTTCTGAGTATCTGGAATTATAATTATAGATATGTACCTCTGCCCAGATAGAGGCCAGGACTGAGACCAAGGAGGCAAAAGCCAACTCTGGGaatctacaacacacacacacacacacacacacacacacacacacacacacacacacacaccacatcgcacatacacacacacaccatgcacatacatacaccacatgcacacacatacatacacaccacacattgCACAAACACCacattgcacatacacacacatatgcacacacacacacaccacacatcacatatacacaaacaccatgcacacacacacacacacacaccacacaccacatatcacacataccacacacactccgcacacacacacacacacacataccacacaccacataccacacataccacacacactccacacacacacatacacacataccacacaccacatatcacacataccatacacactccacacacacacatacacaccacacattgcacacacacaccacacatcgcacatacacacacacacacacacacacacacacacacacacacacccctttcacACTTGACAGAAGTTGGAGCTTCTGGACTTAAGCTTGCCTCATGCTCTACCTCAAAATCTCCCAACAGaggattttgattttttaaacctCCTTCCAGACCCCTTCCGTTCCCCATTTTCCTGTCCtgcaatgacacacacacacacacacacacacacacacacacacacacacacgggagttGGGAGTCAGATCAGCACACGCATCCCAGCACCTTCCCTAAAGCTGGCTCCTCTCCGTCCTTGAACAGCCTGTTGACCCTCATTTGCCATTTCCTCACCAGTAAGTAGCTCTGGCCTCTCCTCTCCAGGTAACCCCGGATCTCCCCATCCTATCCACGGTGGACAGAGAGGGTTCTTGCCGCTTCCCTCAACACTGTCACCTCCTGTCCCACAACAGCCCTATCTTAGGGCCACAGGAGCTGCTGAAAGGTGGACAGAGAGGGTCCTTGTGTCTGACTCTGGTTCTCTCTTACCATCCACCCTAGATCCCATTTGAGGTTTAGGATCTAATTCGCCAGGCCTGACTAGCAGGCAGTTAGTGTGGGTTTCTGATGTCTTCGTTCTGCTGGGGTGAAGGACCACAGGTGGAGGCTATAGCTCACAGACACTAGGCAGGCTGAATGTCAAAAGCACTTTACTAGGCCCCAGGGCCTTCAGAAGCAGTCCTCACAGTCTGGGCAGGCCACCCCCAGCAGCTCCAGCTGCACAGGAAGTGAGTGGGTGAGGGAATCCGCATGGCTTTCTCCTACTGTGAAGGGTCTAGGAAGATGCTGAACCCACAGGGGtttccctcttccccacccccagtctctccccgattcccagcatccagatgTATCTTGGGGTGGAAGGGAAGCCTAGGCCTTCAGCACAGGAAACTGGCTTGAAACCAGCCAGCTGTTCTGCTTGACCGTTACTAGGAGCAGTGGTGAGGTGGAGGGGTCGTCAGCAGACATCCAGGAGAGGCCTTGCAGGCTCCCACTGTCAGCCTGGCTCTTTCCGGCAGGCCCAAACCTCCTGGCATGGCTCACTAAGGACAGCGGGTGACTGAAGTCCATGGCCAAGCTAGGCAAAGCTAGAGCGGCGGGGGACGGCTAGATGAGGTGGCTCACGTGTGGCTGCCCTTGCCTAAGCCCTAGGTCACCAGTCCCGCTCAGGCGGCTCCCGGTAGGGCAGGCCTAAGAGCCTGAAGACGTCCTTCTCTGTGGGGGTGGGCAGCACTCGTCCAGGCCCCACCTTGACGCCTTGGCTGTTCCGGACCACAGCTGTGCTGAGGGCGTGCTCTGACAGGCTCATGCCCTTGGTCTTGGCCAGCGCTCGCATGGACCGGttgaagtgggcagagccagtgaAGTAGAGCAGGGCACAGGCGAACTCACAGTAGGGCACGACGATAATGTCCAGGCGCCGGTGCCGCTGCCCGGGCCCTGGAAGCCGGCACACACCCAAGTACTTCTGCTGCTGGCCATTTTCCTCCTGGCTCACCAAGTCATCTGTGAGGAACCCTGGCCCAATACAAGGGATGTCTAGTAGCGCAAGAAGCCAGGCCCACCCGCACCCTCCCAAGTATTCTCTATTCCCAGCTTACTCACTTCCACGGAGAGTGCCCTTGCCCCTCTAAGCCCAACTCCTCGTCTACGGAAGGTGGACAGGTAAGACCTTCTCCTGTAGAGATGTGGGGCACCTGTTCTACAGCGTCTTTGGCCCCAGAAGAGGTGGGATTCTggcaaagccctcccccacagcatGTCTCCAACTGAGGACTTAGAGGTGACAACTTGGACCTGGATCCCCCCTTCCAGCTTGCTCACCCAAAGACAGAGTGAATACCTTGCTGCCGAAGGCTGTCAAGGAGGCGGCCGAAGATGCCCTGGTGGGACCGGCCATCTGGGTGAGTAATAAGCACATCCACATCCCCACAGGTCAGCTTTCCCCTTCGGTAAGAGCCACAGGCCACACACAGCAGGCCGGGATTGAAGGCCTGGGCTGATAGccggacctgtggaagagcagggagGCGTGAACGGCTGGTAGCCTCTCCCACAGCCTAAGGCCTTTGCACATGTCCCAGGCCTATCCCCATGCTTTACACTAAGCTGAGGGGATGCGCCTGGGCCCCCCGTAGAGACAAGCCTGTAGAGGCCTGAAGACACTGGCCTTGACTCTGCAGAAAGGCTCTGTATAAGAACAGCGGGACACTCTTTGGGTTCTGGCTCCAACCCACACCCAGAGGCTAGGCCTGTGAAAATACACTGATACCAAAAAGCCACATGCCTGCAGCTCAAGCTGCCTATGAATTTGGAGCTGATGGCAGTGTGTGGGAGTCAGGGTTTAAGGCCTGAGCAGGTGGCTAGCAGAGCCCTAACCTGGCTGAGAGAAAATGAAGTACAAAATACCACTGCACCTGTGGGAAAGGAAGGGCAGGAGCTGCCCACACCCTTCTAGGAGGCGTGAGACTGGCTTGTCGCTGGAAGGTTCTGAAAGGCCTGACTGAGGAGGAATAAGCCCATTAGCCTCTGCCAGACGCTGTGGAGGCCTTTTATATGTAGATATATCCCACCCCCACCGCAGGACACTGAGATTTCTGGGGCCCTGGTTACTCACAGCCAGGACACCTCAATTCCCCTGACCTGACTAGCAGTTCTGCTAATCCCTTCAATCCCTTCTTTGGCCTCCCAGGAGAATGGGAAGAGGCGGCCTAGATGACTAACCCATCAGCATCCCTATAGCTGGAGCCCTACTTGGGGGCAGGCTAGTGGGAAGCCTGATTCCAATGGGCATTCTCTGTGCCTGGACACCGTAGCTGAGTGACGAGTCATCATTAGCAGCACAGCTTGGTGATGGGCACACAATAGGGCCTATCTATCCATCCAGCACCAGTCCCCTAGTTCCACGGCAGACCGCAGGCTGATTCAGCTATCACTCATCAAGACCCTAGGCCAAAGGGAAAGATAGTTGCCCCACACCAGCTGAGCAAACAACAGAGACATCCTGTCTCTCTTGACTCAACACTATATATAAACTTATAAACTTAGTTCCCTGCTTTAAACCAAACCTTTATTTAACTTGGCcaaaccttctttctttctttttttcttaaatttattttatttttatgtgcattgatgttttgcctatatgtatggctgtgtgagggtgcctgatcccctggaactggagttacagacagttgtgagctgccatgtgagtgttgggaactgaacctgggtcccagAAGAGCAACctatgctcttaacccctgagccatctctccagcccctaaacctTATTTCCTGGCCAActaaaactcttttctttttctttctttctgtgctgcAGGGTCTTGGGTACACTCAGCAACACTCTACCTCTGAACCACATACTTGGACCTTGACAATTACAAATATTaacagcaaaggaagagaaacccTGGGAGAGATTCCTACCCAGGCTTACCCTTAACTAAGTCCTGGCTGTGCTCTTTTGAACCCACCCCCAAGCCTATGAGCTTTCATCTGAACCCAACCAATTCTGAGCAGCCTCGGGGTGCTTCAGAGGGCTCACACACGTGCAAAGAGATACAGACACCTGGGCCATTTGTGCATTTCGAGGGGAGGAGTCCAGAgttctcttttcttgtctttttttttttttttgagacaggatttctctgtgtagctctgactgtcctggaactcgctctatagaccaggctggcctcgaactcacagagatccgcctgcctctgcctcctgagtgctgggattacaggtgtgcaccaccactcctgaccCTATAGTCATCATCAAGCTCTCAAGGACAATGACTCACACCTCTGGCCCGCCCCTGATATGGTCTGCTCAAACTCCCACATCCCAGTCCTTGAGACTGTGTCTGCTCCACTCACGGCACTCTGCTCTCTGACCCAGAGGGCTGGTGTTGCAGTGCCCACCTCCACCTGATGTCCTCTGGGCCTACAGCTCTGGTCTCAACCTGCTTTTTGCAATCTCTGGCAACCCCAACTTCTGCCCATGGGGCTGTCCAGCTAGGGGTTCAGGGCCTCTGGCTTCAAGCGTCACTCTCCTTAGCGCTCAAGGAGCCATGCTTACTGTCTGCTCGATTTCCGCAGCCTCCTCCCTGGGCATGCGGTCCAGGAAGTCATCATAGTGCTTCAAACCAATGGCCTGCTGAGCAGTCAGGGAGCTTAGGCTTCGGATGTCTTCTAGGTTCCGGAAACCCTGGAAAAAAGCAGCCAGGGGAGGCTATGAGCACCCAGGACTAATGCAGTGTATGGACCAGAAGACACAGGTGCCTCTGTCACAGCCACCACCATGGAAGACATAAGGCAAGACTGACCAAGTCCAGCCTCTATTCAGTGGGACACACCATAATCTGGGGATGCTGGCCCTGATTCCTCGGTCTAAAATGGGTCTGGGCTTCACTCTCACCAGCTCCCAAGATCATTCTTGACATGGCCAGCTTTGGGAGCCACTCTTTTAGACATGGAGCCCAAAGCCTGAGCTCCTTAGAAAGTCCCTtgccagagccaggaggatctctatgagttcaaggccagcctgctctacatagcaagttctaggctagccagggccacatagcGAGATacttcctcaaaaaataaaaataaaaaccagaaagtTCCTTGATGGTTTGTGGGACAGagtaatgtttttattgttttgtccaTACTTGAAGGACACTGAGCCACACAACTATactggggacaggagagggacCATGTGAACTCTGGTGTCATTGAAAAGCAGTTCCCTTGTAGTTAGACTCATTCCCATGAGGACAAGGACCCTTCTCCTGCACGAGAAAAAGAAGGGTTGTGGTCAGAGGCTctgtatcacagcaatagtgaagTGGCAGATGGGCAGGGTGTGACCTGATGGTACCACATCTGGGCAGTCTTAGTTCCAGCTCCCCAGATGTTGGAGAAGAGCTCTAAGACAGGCACACTGTCACTGATGTGGTCCAGCTTCCGCAGATGCCCGCTCTCCAGGATCTCCAGGATCTtctcagccatcctcctgccaATTCCTGGGATGCTGCAGGCCTCCTAGGGAGAAGTGGTACAGAGGAGGAGTAAGAAGCTAGGAAGCAAGAGCCAGCGGAAGGGAATCTGACTCCTTCAGCAGAACATCTGCCCAAAGGCCAGCCTAGCAATGGAACTTGTCCTTTGGTTCCCAGAGACCAGCAACAAAAGTAGGAGAAAGGCCAGGTGTAGTagtacatgccttcaatcccagaattcctggaggcagaggtgcatgcaggcagatctcccagttccagaccagtcagggcaCCATACAGGGACTCTTGTCTCCAAAGAAAAcgaacaaaccaaacaacaaagagAGGTGAGAAAATGatcatcaccattaccatcacAACTGACACCACTGTCAACACAACTATTCACCACACTGACTGAGGGCTACTGTAACACACTGACTGGGGATTACTGTAACACACTGACTGGGGATTACTGTAACACACTGACTGGGGATTACTGTAACACACTGACTGGGGATTACTGTAACACACTGACTGGGGATTACTGTAACACACTGACTGGGGATTATTGTAACACACTGACTGGGGATTACTGTAACACACTGACTGGGGATTATTGTAACACACTGACTGGGGATTACTGTAACACACTGACTGGGGATTACTGTAACACACTGACTGGGGATTATTGTAACACACTGACTGGGGATTACTGTAACACACTGACTGGGGATTACTGTAACACACTGACTGGGGATTATTGTAACACAATGACTGGGGGTTACTATATCTCATCCTGTGCTACTGGAACCATCTTTCAACCTTACAAAAACAATGTGAATGGGCTACTGTTGTTAATTTCTTTCAAGTGATTGGGAAATTGA
Protein-coding regions in this window:
- the Poll gene encoding DNA polymerase lambda isoform X2, producing MGSHERQGSNHTSMDPQGILKAFPKRKKIHAEPSSKALSKIPKREVGEAGEWLSSLKAHIMPTGIGRARAELFEKQIIHHGGQICSAQAPGVTHIVVDENMDCKRALRLLGLPQLPPSVQLVKSTWLSLCLQEKRLMDTAGFSLPMPKSSLDQPQPSKADQGSSAPDPQEAVSRTTLSLPPPHTGAASPPPKAEKAPRTPAQEACSIPGIGRRMAEKILEILESGHLRKLDHISDSVPVLELFSNIWGAGTKTAQMWYHQGFRNLEDIRSLSSLTAQQAIGLKHYDDFLDRMPREEAAEIEQTVRLSAQAFNPGLLCVACGSYRRGKLTCGDVDVLITHPDGRSHQGIFGRLLDSLRQQGFLTDDLVSQEENGQQQKYLGVCRLPGPGQRHRRLDIIVVPYCEFACALLYFTGSAHFNRSMRALAKTKGMSLSEHALSTAVVRNSQGVKVGPGRVLPTPTEKDVFRLLGLPYREPPERDW